GGTATCTGGCAGCGGCGTTATTGGGAACACACGCTCAGGGACGAACTGGATTATGCGAGGCATGTGGACTATATCCATATCAATCCGGTAAAGCATGGGCATGTGAACTCGGTGGCCGAATGGCCTTACTCTTCATTTCACCGCCATGTCGAGATGGGGATATATCCGGCAAACTGGGTCGGTGATGTGGGAGCGATGGCGGCTGGGGAATTGTGATGGGTTTCGCTTTGCTCTACCCATCCTACAAGCTAACTCTGGATTTGACTTTACGTACGTAATTGCGTACTATTTCAGATTCTTCTAAGGAGCGAAAAATGCACACCCTTACCGCCAGCGAAGCTCGTGCCAATCTGTACCGGCTGATTGATGAAACAGTGGAGTCGCACGAACCCATCATTATTTCCGGCAAGCGTAGCAGTGCTGTGCTGCTCTCGGTAGAAGACTGGAGCGCCATTCAGGAAACCCTGCACTTGCTTGCCGTACCCAGCATGCGGGAATCAATAAAGGCAGGCATGGCCGAGCCACTCACAGAAAGTGCCAAGGAGCTTGATTGGTGAGTTGGGAAGTTGTTTATGCCAAGCAAGCAATGAAAGATGCAAAGAAGCTTGCCGCAAGTGGCCTTAAGCTAAATGCACAAGAACTGCTCGCAGTCCTTGCCATCGATCCATTTCGGAATCCACCGCCTTTCGAGAAATTGGTCGGTGATCTTGCAGGCGCATACTCTCGCCGCATCAATATTCAGCACCGAATCGTGTACGAAGTCTTTACCAAAGAGAGAACGGTTCGCGTTTTACGCATGTGGACGCACTATGAGTGAGCCGCGGCTCAACCCGGCATTCGAGTGGGTCTCGCCGAGAAGGGAAAAACTCCAGGCTCGGGTCTTGCAAAACAACATTTAACTTTTTTTACTTGGTAAAATCTTGCGAAATCATGTTTATCTGGAAAATTCGGGGCCAGGTCTAGCTATGTAGCATGAGTTTAACTAATTACATCTATTTTAGACCTGCCCCCGGCGGTTCGAGAGGGGCTGGCTAAAACCATAGGCCAAAGGAATATCATGAAATTTGAGCAAGTGATTTTAGAGGGCAATATTGTAAGGCTTGAGCCATTGTCTTTGGTGCATCGTGACGAATTATGCAGCGCAATATATGACGGTGAGTTATGGAATCTATTTGTTACTTTGGTCCCACATCCCAAAAATATAGACTTGTTCTTTGAGCAAGCAAGCTCTCATTATGAAGCCGGTGACGGTTTAGCTTTTGCTATTATTGAAAAATCCACGAATAAGGTAGTTGGCTCAACTCGTTACATGAAAGCCAATCTTGCCAATAAGAGAGTGGAAATTGGTTTTACATTTTTAGGTAAATCTTGGCAGAAAACCAGAATTAACACAGAAGCAAAGTACTTATTATTATCTCATGCATTTGAAAAACTGAATTTGAATCGCGTTGAGTTCATTACTGATTATCTAAACTCCACGTCACGAGCTGCAATTTTACGTTTGGGTGCTAAGGAAGAAGGCATTTTACGCAGCCACATGGTAATGCCAAACGGCCGTATTAGAGATTCTGTGCTTTATAGCATAGTAAAACATGAATGGTCAGGTATTAAGCAGCACCTTGAAACAAAGCTGGCCTAACACAATCCGGGGTCATATCTAGAATATGAGCTCGTAGGA
This DNA window, taken from Sulfuriferula thiophila, encodes the following:
- a CDS encoding REP-associated tyrosine transposase, encoding CDYAMRWRLIKSRFSRSIPKGERISRSRLGKGERGIWQRRYWEHTLRDELDYARHVDYIHINPVKHGHVNSVAEWPYSSFHRHVEMGIYPANWVGDVGAMAAGEL
- a CDS encoding GNAT family N-acetyltransferase, whose protein sequence is MKFEQVILEGNIVRLEPLSLVHRDELCSAIYDGELWNLFVTLVPHPKNIDLFFEQASSHYEAGDGLAFAIIEKSTNKVVGSTRYMKANLANKRVEIGFTFLGKSWQKTRINTEAKYLLLSHAFEKLNLNRVEFITDYLNSTSRAAILRLGAKEEGILRSHMVMPNGRIRDSVLYSIVKHEWSGIKQHLETKLA
- a CDS encoding type II toxin-antitoxin system Phd/YefM family antitoxin — encoded protein: MHTLTASEARANLYRLIDETVESHEPIIISGKRSSAVLLSVEDWSAIQETLHLLAVPSMRESIKAGMAEPLTESAKELDW
- a CDS encoding Txe/YoeB family addiction module toxin, translated to MSWEVVYAKQAMKDAKKLAASGLKLNAQELLAVLAIDPFRNPPPFEKLVGDLAGAYSRRINIQHRIVYEVFTKERTVRVLRMWTHYE